One Halomonas sp. THAF5a genomic region harbors:
- the atpG gene encoding F0F1 ATP synthase subunit gamma, with protein sequence MAAAKEIRTQIGSIKNTQKITSAMEMVAASKMRKAQDRMKASQPYAKQIRNVVGHVADANPEYKHPWMEEREVKRVGYIVVSSDRGLCGGLNVNLFKSVVKDAKAQREQGAELDFCALGSKATGFFRKFGGSLVAAKSGLGEAPDPEDLIGSVKVMLDAYDEGKLDRLYVVFNEFVNTMTQKPVVRQLLPLSAEMGTQASTEENKRPGSWDYLYEPDAKALLDSLLVRFVEAQVYQAVVENVACEQAARMIAMKSATDNAGNLIDDLELVYNKARQAAITQEISEIVGGAAAV encoded by the coding sequence ATGGCAGCTGCAAAAGAGATTCGCACCCAGATCGGGAGCATCAAGAACACGCAGAAGATCACCAGCGCCATGGAAATGGTGGCTGCGTCGAAGATGCGCAAGGCACAGGACCGGATGAAGGCCAGCCAGCCCTATGCCAAGCAGATCCGCAACGTCGTGGGCCACGTCGCCGATGCCAACCCGGAATACAAGCATCCGTGGATGGAAGAGCGCGAGGTCAAGCGGGTCGGCTACATCGTGGTCTCCTCCGACCGCGGGCTGTGCGGTGGCCTCAACGTCAACCTGTTCAAGTCCGTGGTGAAGGATGCCAAGGCCCAGCGTGAGCAGGGCGCGGAGCTCGACTTCTGTGCCCTGGGCAGCAAGGCCACCGGTTTCTTCCGCAAGTTCGGCGGCAGCCTGGTCGCGGCCAAGAGCGGCCTGGGCGAGGCCCCGGATCCGGAGGACCTGATCGGCAGCGTGAAGGTCATGCTGGATGCCTACGACGAGGGCAAGCTGGACCGCCTCTACGTGGTGTTCAACGAGTTCGTCAACACCATGACCCAGAAGCCGGTGGTTCGTCAGCTGTTGCCCCTGTCGGCCGAGATGGGGACGCAAGCGTCCACCGAAGAAAACAAGCGTCCCGGTAGCTGGGACTACCTGTATGAGCCGGATGCCAAGGCGCTGCTGGATAGCCTGCTCGTGCGCTTCGTCGAGGCGCAGGTCTATCAGGCGGTGGTCGAGAACGTGGCGTGCGAGCAGGCCGCTCGGATGATCGCCATGAAGAGCGCCACCGACAACGCCGGCAATCTGATCGACGACCTGGAGCTGGTGTACAACAAGGCCCGTCAGGCGGCCATTACCCAGGAAATCTCCGAGATCGTCGGTGGCGCCGCCGCCGTTTAG
- the atpD gene encoding F0F1 ATP synthase subunit beta yields MSGRIVQIIGAVIDVEFPRDDVPKVYDALNVSDTGTVLETQQQLGDGVVRTIAMGTTEGLKRGLEVTGTGAPISVPVGKETLGRIMNVLGEPIDEAGDIGDAERMPIHRKAPGYADQAASSELLETGIKVIDLVCPFAKGGKVGLFGGAGVGKTVNMMELIRNIATEHSGYSVFAGVGERTREGNDFYHEMTESNVIDKVSLVYGQMNEPPGNRLRVALTGLTIAEKFRDEGRDVLLFVDNIYRYTLAGTEVSALLGRMPSAVGYQPTLAEEMGVLQERITSTKSGSITSVQAVYVPADDLTDPSPATTFSHLDATVVLARSIAELGIYPAIDPLDSTSRQLDPLVVGDEHYNTARGVQGVLQRYKELKDIIAILGMDELSDEDKLAVSRARKIQRFLSQPFFVAEVFTGAPGKYVSLKDTIRGFQGILDGEYDELPEQAFYMVGTIDEAVEKANQMK; encoded by the coding sequence ATGAGCGGACGTATCGTACAAATCATCGGCGCGGTGATTGACGTAGAGTTTCCGCGGGACGATGTGCCCAAGGTCTACGACGCGCTGAATGTCTCGGACACCGGGACCGTTCTCGAGACCCAGCAGCAGCTGGGTGACGGCGTGGTGCGCACCATCGCCATGGGCACCACCGAAGGCCTCAAGCGTGGCCTCGAGGTCACCGGTACCGGTGCCCCGATCTCCGTGCCGGTCGGCAAGGAGACCCTGGGCCGCATCATGAACGTGCTGGGCGAGCCCATCGACGAGGCCGGCGACATCGGCGATGCCGAGCGCATGCCGATCCACCGCAAGGCCCCGGGCTATGCCGATCAGGCGGCCTCCAGCGAGCTGCTGGAGACCGGCATCAAGGTCATCGACCTGGTGTGCCCGTTCGCCAAGGGCGGCAAGGTCGGCCTGTTCGGCGGCGCCGGCGTCGGCAAGACCGTCAACATGATGGAGCTGATCCGCAACATCGCCACCGAGCACAGCGGCTACTCCGTGTTTGCCGGCGTGGGCGAACGGACCCGTGAGGGTAACGACTTCTATCATGAGATGACCGAGTCCAACGTCATCGACAAGGTGTCGCTGGTCTACGGTCAGATGAACGAGCCGCCCGGCAACCGCCTGCGCGTAGCGCTGACCGGCCTGACCATCGCCGAGAAGTTCCGCGATGAAGGCCGCGACGTGCTGCTGTTCGTCGACAACATCTACCGCTACACCCTGGCGGGTACCGAGGTCTCGGCACTGCTGGGCCGCATGCCCTCCGCGGTGGGCTACCAGCCGACTCTGGCCGAGGAGATGGGCGTCCTGCAGGAGCGCATCACCTCCACCAAGAGCGGCTCGATCACCTCCGTGCAGGCCGTCTACGTGCCCGCGGATGACCTGACCGACCCGTCGCCGGCGACCACCTTCTCGCACCTGGATGCGACCGTGGTACTGGCGCGTTCGATCGCCGAGCTGGGCATCTACCCGGCCATCGACCCGCTGGACTCCACCTCGCGCCAGCTGGATCCGCTGGTCGTGGGCGACGAGCACTACAACACCGCCCGCGGCGTGCAGGGCGTGCTGCAGCGCTACAAGGAGCTCAAGGACATCATCGCCATCCTGGGCATGGACGAGCTGTCCGACGAGGACAAGCTGGCCGTCTCCCGGGCGCGTAAGATCCAGCGCTTCCTGTCGCAGCCGTTCTTCGTGGCTGAGGTCTTCACCGGGGCGCCCGGCAAGTACGTGTCCCTGAAGGACACCATCCGCGGCTTCCAGGGTATCCTCGACGGCGAGTATGACGAGCTGCCCGAGCAGGCCTTCTACATGGTCGGCACCATCGACGAGGCCGTCGAGAAAGCCAACCAGATGAAGTAA